The following are encoded together in the Primulina tabacum isolate GXHZ01 chromosome 18, ASM2559414v2, whole genome shotgun sequence genome:
- the LOC142533612 gene encoding low-temperature-induced cysteine proteinase-like encodes MASTISFPLLALLFSLFLARTWASDMSIISYDEKIGVKSGPGLRSDDEVMSMYESWMVEHGKAYNALGEKEKRFDIFKDNLRYIDEQNAVANRTYKLGLNRFADVSNAEYRNTYLGTRSRPQGRLSAVSGRYEPKVGDDLPDSIDWREKGAVAPIKDQGSCGSCWAFSTIVGVEGINQIVTGKLVSLSEQELVDCDTSYDQGCNGGLMDYAYQFIIKNGGIDSEEDYPYKGTDGKCDQYRKNAKVVSIEGYEDVPTYNEKALKKAVANQPISIAIEAGGRDFQLYESGIFTGKCGVSLDHGVGAVGYGTENGVDYWIVRNSWGTSWGEKGYVRMERNVASKYGLCGIAVEPSYPTKTGSNPPPSPPSPAPSPSVCDNYSECPESTTCCCVYEYYNNCFAWGCCPLDGATCCEDHNSCCPHEYPVCNVRAGTCSKSKNNPLGVEAMKHILAKPIGTFREEGKKSSS; translated from the exons ATGGCTTCAACCATTTCTTTCCCTCTTCTTGCACTGCTCTTTTCCTTGTTTCTCGCCAGAACATGGGCTTCCGACATGTCTATCATCTCCTACGACGAGAAAATCGGTGTAAAATCCGGTCCGGGGCTGCGCTCCGATGATGAGGTGATGTCCATGTACGAATCCTGGATGGTCGAACACGGAAAAGCTTATAATGCTCTTGGCGAGAAGGAGAAGAGGTTCGATATTTTTAAGGATAATCTGAGGTACATAGATGAGCAAAACGCGGTGGCAAACCGGACATATAAGCTTGGTCTGAACCGGTTCGCCGATGTCTCCAACGCTGAGTACCGGAACACGTATCTCGGCACGCGATCCAGACCCCAGGGGCGGTTGTCGGCGGTGAGTGGCCGGTACGAGCCGAAAGTCGGCGACGACTTGCCGGATTCCATTGACTGGAGGGAGAAAGGCGCCGTTGCTCCGATCAAAGATCAAGGCAGCTGCG GGAGTTGTTGGGCGTTCTCCACCATTGTCGGTGTGGAAGGTATAAACCAAATAGTGACAGGAAAGTTGGTCTCACTTTCGGAGCAAGAGTTGGTCGATTGTGATACGAGTTATGACCAAGGGTGCAATGGAGGTCTGATGGACTACGCATATCAATTCATTATCAAGAATGGTGGAATTGACTCTGAGGAGGATTATCCCTACAAAGGAACGGATGGTAAATGTGATCAATACAGG AAAAATGCTAAAGTTGTATCGATTGAGGGCTACGAAGATGTGCCTACTTACAACGAGAAGGCGCTAAAGAAGGCTGTTGCAAATCAACCAATTAGCATTGCTATTGAGGCTGGTGGGAGGGACTTCCAATTGTATGAATCA GGTATATTCACAGGGAAGTGTGGAGTGTCACTAGACCATGGTGTGGGAGCTGTTGGTTATGGAACTGAAAATGGTGTTGATTATTGGATAGTCAGGAACTCGTGGGGCACGAGTTGGGGAGAGAAGGGCTACGTAAGGATGGAACGtaatgttgcatcaaaatacggTCTCTGTGGTATTGCTGTGGAGCCCTCGTACCCAACTAAAACCGGCTCAAATCCTCCCCCATCTCCCCCATCACCTGCCCCGTCACCATCGGTTTGTGACAATTACTCTGAATGCCCTGAAAGCACTACTTGTTGCTGTGTGTATGAGTACTACAACAACTGCTTTGCGTGGGGTTGCTGCCCTCTGGATGGTGCCACATGTTGTGAAGATCATAATAGTTGCTGCCCACACGAGTATCCTGTGTGCAATGTTCGAGCTGGAACCTGCTCAAAG AGCAAGAACAACCCCCTCGGAGTGGAGGCGATGAAGCACATTCTTGCTAAACCGATTGGGACTTTCAGAGAGGAGGGTAAGAAGAGTAGTTCTTGA
- the LOC142533613 gene encoding protein RER1A-like — MNMGGGAGIAGENTTASVVTQFSHTVWQRYQHLLDKSTPFVLYRWIFLSAIAFMYALRIYIVQGFYITTYGLGIYILQLLIAFLSPQVDPEIHQLADGPTLPTRGSDEFRPFVRRLPEFKFWHSLTKAFCFVFVLTFFSAFDVPVFWPILLFYWLILFISTMKRQIMHMMKYKYVPFTFGKQRYHGKKTASAEETITSRP; from the exons ATGAATATGGGTGGCGGGGCAGGAATCGCTGGCGAAAATACCACCGCCTCCGTCGTGACGCAATTCAGCCACACTGTGTGGCAGCGGTACCAGCATTTGTTGGACAAATCGACTCCGTTCGTGCTGTACCGTTGGATCTTCCTGTCGGCGATTGCTTTCATGTACGCGCTGCGCATCTACATAGTGCAGGGTTTCTACATCACCACATACGGACTGGGAATTTACATCCTGCAGCTGCTGATTGCCTTTTTGTCGCCACAGGTGGACCCCGAGATCCACCAGCTGGCTGATGGACCCACCCTCCCCACGCGCGGCTCCGACGAGTTCCGCCCCTTCGTACGCCGTCTTCCCGAGTTCAAGTTCTG GCATTCACTCACAAAAGCCTTCTGCTTTGTTTTTGTGCTGACGTTCTTTAGTGCCTTTGATGTGCCCGTATTTTGGCCAATTCTGCTTTTCTACTGGCTAATTCTATTCATCTCAACAATGAAGAGGCAAATAATGCATATGATGAAATATAAATACGTGCCTTTCACATTTGGGAAGCAGCGTTACCATGGGAAGAAAACAGCTTCTGCCGAAGAGACAATCACTTCTAGGCCTTAA
- the LOC142533611 gene encoding LOW QUALITY PROTEIN: F-box protein At1g47056-like (The sequence of the model RefSeq protein was modified relative to this genomic sequence to represent the inferred CDS: deleted 1 base in 1 codon), which produces MGQSASTSKPISSNPAAALISSPAVAVPVAKGPDSATTLLGNSVDGNDYTLDLPEECLAYIFQSLSSGDRKRLSLVCRRWLRIEGQSRHRLSLNAQSELTDFIPRLFLRFDAVTKLALKCDRRSVSIGDQTLIQISLKCTNLTRLKLRACRELTDDGMATFAKNCKNLQKFSCGSCSFGAKGMNALLENCGLLEELSVKRLRGITDGAAAEPIRPGKASGSLRVICLKDLYNGQCFGQLIVGAKNLRSLKLFRCSGDWDKVLEIIADRIIWLVELHLERLQVSDLGLSAISNCVNLEVLHLVKTPECTNFGLASIAVKCKLLRKLHIDGWKTNRIGDDGLIAIATHCPNLLELVLIGVNPTHLSLAKLATNCGNLERLALCGSETVGDAEIYCIAEKCTALKKLCIKSCPVSDHGMEALAGGCPNLVKVKVKKCRGVTSEGADWLRASRGSLAVTLDTIEPELPEAGGSEQEIGGADIPPTDRGHRDVNIASSSTGRSMSFKTRLGAFSGRSLVACTLRRWSSFGGRGRNNVGRNSGRVAVGN; this is translated from the exons ATGGGCCAATCAGCTTCCACCTCCAAGCCCATATCTTCCAACCCCGCCGCGGCTTTGATCTCCTCACCAGCGGTGGCGGTGCCGGTTGCCAAGGGCCCTGATTCTGCCACTACCCTCCTAGGTAAC TCAGTCGATGGAAACGACTACACGTTGGATCTCCCTGAAGAGTGCTTGGCGTATATTTTCCAGTCACTTTCTTCCGGTGACAGGAAGCGCTTGTCTCTGGTGTGTCGCCGCTGGCTGAGAATCGAGGGGCAGAGTCGCCACCGTCTGTCGCTCAATGCGCAGTCCGAGCTTACCGATTTTATACCTCGATTGTTCCTTCGTTTCGATGCGGTAACTAAGCTTGCTCTAAAATGTGATCGCAGATCTGTCAGCATTGGCGACCAAACGTTGATTCAGATCTCCCTAAAGTGCACGAACCTCACAAGATTGAAGCTTCGCGCCTGCCGCGAACTCACTGACGATGGAATGGCCACTTTCGCTAAGAACTGTAAGAATCTGCAGAAATTTTCTTGTGGGTCTTGCAGTTTTGGAGCAAAAGGAATGAATGCTTTGCTTGAAAATTGTGGGCTTCTAGAGGAATTGTCAGTGAAGCGGTTGCGTGGTATTACTGATGGGGCTGCAGCCGAGCCCATTCGACCGGGAAAAGCTTCTGGATCTTTGAGAGTTATTTGTTTGAAGGATCTTTACAATGGGCAGTGTTTCGGGCAGTTGATCGTTGGGGCAAAAAATTTAAGGAGTTTGAAGTTGTTTAGGTGTTCCGGGGATTGGGATAAGGTGCTTGAAATTATTGCGGATAGGATAATTTGGCTTGTAGAGCTTCATCTGGAGAGGCTTCAGGTAAGTGATCTTGGCCTTTCTGCTATATCGAATTGTGTGAATCTCGAAGTATTGCATTTGGTGAAAACCCCGGAGTGTACTAATTTTGGACTTGCGAGCATTGCTGTGAAATGTAAGTTGCTTCGGAAGCTCCACATCGATGGATGGAAAACAAATAGAATAGGTGATGATGGATTAATTGCGATTGCTACTCACTGCCCGAATCTGCTGGAGCTGGTTTTGATTGGCGTGAATCCTACACATTTGAGTTTAGCAAAGTTGGCAACGAATTGCGGGAATCTGGAAAGATTAGCACTTTGTGGGAGTGAAACTGTTGGAGATGCTGAGATTTATTGCATTGCTGAAAAATGTACTGCCTTGAAGAAGTTGTGCATCAAGAGCTGTCCTGTCTCAGATCATGGCATGGAAGCACTCGCTGGTGGATGCCCTAACCTTGTAAAGGTGAAGGTCAAGAAGTGCAGAGGGGTGACCTCTGAGGGAGCAGATTGGTTGCGAGCCAGTAGAGGTTCACTTGCAGTGACCTTGGATACCATCGAGCCCGAATTGCCCGAAGCCGGTGGCAGCGAGCAAGAAATTGGTGGTGCTGATATTCCTCCAACTGATAGAGGACATAGGGATGTCAACATTGCGTCTAGCAGTACAGGGAGATCCATGTCCTTTAAGACGAGGTTAGGGGCTTTTTCAGGGAGGAGCTTGGTGGCTTGCACGCTCAGGAGATGGTCAAGCTTTGGTGGCCGAGGCCGGAATAATGTTGGAAGGAACTCGGGTAGAGTAGCTGTGGGGAATTAA